One Cellulomonas sp. WB94 genomic window, TCGACACCGGACAGGTGCGTCCTCGTCGCGAGCTCGCGACGCTGGAGCTGCGCCCCTTCGACGCGCTCGACGCCACGACGAGCCGCGCGGTGACGGCCGAGGGCGAAGGCCTCGTGCGCTTCGTCGCGGACGACGCGGCCGACCATCGTGTGCGGGTGGTGCCGCCCTGACCGGACCGCGGCGCCGCGGTCCGGGCCGCTGCCAGGCCGCGTCGAGGTGGGGCGCCGCTGCGGTGAGCCAGCGTTGCGGTGATCCTCCGCTGCGGTGAGCCGGTCCTGCTGCCGATACGGCTACGCGGCGACCGCGAGCGAGTACCCGGCCTGGTCCGCCTCGAGGTCACCGGTCTCGCCGTCCGCAGCCGCGCGGCGGCCGAGCACGAGCACGTAGGTCCAGAACGCCGCGAGCGCCACCGCCCCGATCGCGATCTTGACCACCCACGGGAGCGCCGACCCCGTGACAAACCCCTCGATCACCCCCGAGACCGCCAGGACGCCGACGAGACCGAGCGCGACGGTGAACAGCGCCCGGCCCTCCTCGGCGAGCGCGCGGGTCCGGGTGCGCGGCCCCGGTGCGACCCACGTCCAGAACAGCCGCAGCCCCGCGGCGATCGAGACGAAGATCGCCGTGAGCTCAAGCATGCCGTGCGGGGCGATGAGCTGGAGGAAGATCGGGAGCTCGCCGTGCGCGGCCATCATCCCGCCGGTCGCGCCGACGTTCACCGCGTTGTTGACCAGGACGAACACCGGCATGACGCCCGTGATCCCGAGCCCGACGCCCTGCGCCGCGATCCACGCGTTGTTGGTCCACACCATCGCGGCGAACCCGGCGCCCGGGGCGTAGTACGACGCGAAGGCGTTGTCGACGTACTCCTTCTGCTCGCTCGGCGTCCCCATGGCCGCGAGCGCGTCGGGCTGGGTCGCGACCCAGACCCCGGCGACGACAGCCAGCGCCACGCTCGCCACGGTGACCGCGAGCGTCCACCAGCGGATCCGGTAGAGGGCCGCCGGCAGCGAGACGACGAGGAACCGGGCCACGTCACGCCAGGCGGGTTCGTGGGCGCCGGCGATCTGGGCACGCGCGCGCGCGATCAGCTGGGACAGCCGCGTGACGGTCTCGGGGTCCGGCGCGCTCGAGCGCACCGTCGACAGGTCGGTCGCCGCCGCCTGGTAGAGCCGCACGAGCTCGTCCGCCTCGGCACCGGTCAGCCTGCGCCGTCGGGCGAGCTCGTCGAGCCGCGCCCAGGAGCCCGCGCGCACGGCGGTGAAGGCATCGAGGTCCACGCCCGATACCCTGCCACAGCGCGGTCCCGCGCATCCGCGCTCCGGTCACCTCCGTGCTCCGGGAGTGCGGGCACCGCACGACTCGGAGAGGGAGACCGATGGACGAGGGCATCGTCACCGGCGAGGGCGTGCTGCTCGACACGCGACCGACGTCGTTCGCCTCCCGCTTCCTCGCGTCTCTCATCGACGTTGCGGTGCTTGCGGTCGTGGGTATCGCTGTCGTCATCGTGGCCTCCCAGACGGCGCTGAACCTGACCTCGAACGGCGCACGGATCCTGTCCGTCGTGCTCATCGCCGTCGTCACCGTCGTCGTGCCGACCACCGTCGAGACCGCGACGCGCGGCCGCTCGCTCGGCAAGCTCGCGATGGGCATCCGGATCGTGCGCGACGACGGCGGCCCCGTCCGGTTCCGGCAGGCCTTCATCCGCGCGCTGGTGGGTGTGGGCGAGCTGTGGTTGACGGTCGGCTCGGTCGCGCTGATCTGCTCGCTCGTGCACCCGCAGGGCAAGCGCGTCGGCGACGTGCTCGCGGGCACGTACGCGATCCGGCTCCGCGGACGGGCACCGACCCGCGCCACGATCGACATGCCGCCCCAGCTCGCCGGGTGGGCGCGCACCGCGGACGTGCGCCGGCTCCCCGACGGTCTCGCACTCAGCGTCCGGCAGTTCCTCGGGCGCACGAGCACGCTGCACCCGGCCTCCCGCGTGCAGCTCGGGACCGACCTCGCGACGCAGGTCGCCCGGTACGTCGCTCCGCTGCCGCCAGCAGGGACGCACCCCGAGTACTTTCTCGCCGCGGTGCTCGCCGAGCGGCGCGACCGGGAGCACGCCGCCGCACTCCGGGCGGAGCAGCGTGATGCCGCGGAGAGCGCCATGCTCGCGCGCCTGCCGCACGCCGTCCCCGACCCGGTGGACTGACGCCATGACCGCAACCCTCGTCGGCCGCGGCCTCGCCGTCCTACTCGCCGACCGCACGCTCTTCTCCGGGCTGGACCTCGTGGTCGCCCCGGGTGACGTCGTCGGGCTCGTCGGCGCGAACGGTGCCGGCAAGTCGACCCTGCTGCGGCTCCTCGCCGGGCTCCGGGCGCCCGACGACGGGTCGGTGAGCCTGTCCCCCGCGCACGCCCTGGTGGGCTGGCTGCCGCAGGAGACCGAGCGCATCCCGGGAGAGTCGGTCGCGGCCCACCTCGCGCGTCGCACCGGGGTGAGCGCCGCGCAGCACGCGCTCGACGAGAGCGCCGCCGGCCTGGCCGAGGGCGTCCCCGGTGCCGACGACGCCTACTCCGTCGCGTTCGACCGCTGGATGATGATCGGGGCCGCCGACCTCGAGGAACGGACCGGCGCGGTGCTCGCCGACCTGGGCCTCGACGTGGACCCCTCCCACCCGATGACGGG contains:
- a CDS encoding RDD family protein, translating into MDEGIVTGEGVLLDTRPTSFASRFLASLIDVAVLAVVGIAVVIVASQTALNLTSNGARILSVVLIAVVTVVVPTTVETATRGRSLGKLAMGIRIVRDDGGPVRFRQAFIRALVGVGELWLTVGSVALICSLVHPQGKRVGDVLAGTYAIRLRGRAPTRATIDMPPQLAGWARTADVRRLPDGLALSVRQFLGRTSTLHPASRVQLGTDLATQVARYVAPLPPAGTHPEYFLAAVLAERRDREHAAALRAEQRDAAESAMLARLPHAVPDPVD
- a CDS encoding stage II sporulation protein M produces the protein MDLDAFTAVRAGSWARLDELARRRRLTGAEADELVRLYQAAATDLSTVRSSAPDPETVTRLSQLIARARAQIAGAHEPAWRDVARFLVVSLPAALYRIRWWTLAVTVASVALAVVAGVWVATQPDALAAMGTPSEQKEYVDNAFASYYAPGAGFAAMVWTNNAWIAAQGVGLGITGVMPVFVLVNNAVNVGATGGMMAAHGELPIFLQLIAPHGMLELTAIFVSIAAGLRLFWTWVAPGPRTRTRALAEEGRALFTVALGLVGVLAVSGVIEGFVTGSALPWVVKIAIGAVALAAFWTYVLVLGRRAAADGETGDLEADQAGYSLAVAA